In Asanoa sp. WMMD1127, one genomic interval encodes:
- a CDS encoding histidine phosphatase family protein, translating into MTERRILLVRHAKADRPEGVADVDRPLTPRGHADAGAVGAWLAHRGYRPELVICSPAKRTRQTWHGIALGLADAAGAEAPSPEVDYRPEVYDGEAPEFLELLQGVDDAVGTVMVIGHNPSVSVVSELLDPENGADLRTSGIAAHGFEGAWDQAGPGRAPLIETHTARG; encoded by the coding sequence ATGACGGAGCGGAGGATCCTGCTGGTCCGGCACGCCAAGGCCGACCGGCCCGAGGGCGTCGCCGACGTGGACCGCCCGCTCACCCCGCGCGGGCACGCCGACGCGGGTGCGGTCGGCGCCTGGCTGGCGCACCGTGGCTACCGGCCCGAGCTGGTGATCTGCTCGCCGGCGAAGCGCACCCGGCAGACCTGGCACGGCATCGCGCTCGGGTTGGCCGACGCGGCCGGCGCCGAGGCGCCGTCACCGGAGGTCGACTACCGTCCCGAGGTCTACGACGGCGAGGCCCCGGAGTTCCTCGAGCTGCTCCAGGGCGTCGACGACGCGGTCGGCACCGTCATGGTCATCGGGCACAACCCGTCGGTGTCGGTCGTGTCCGAGCTGCTCGACCCCGAGAACGGCGCCGACCTGCGTACGAGCGGGATCGCCGCCCACGGCTTCGAGGGCGCGTGGGACCAGGCCGGCCCGGGTCGCGCGCCGCTGATCGAGACGCACACCGCCCGCGGTTAG
- a CDS encoding DUF6458 family protein: protein MGIGGSIFLIAVGAIFTFALDVNVGWLDLDVVGVVLMLAGLVGLLLTTWFWQSRRRTTVVRDTRATPPAPPYSPAAPPPPPAQGRVEEYHEVRRDDRAY from the coding sequence GTGGGCATTGGTGGCAGCATCTTCCTCATCGCCGTCGGGGCGATCTTCACGTTCGCGCTGGACGTCAACGTGGGCTGGCTCGACCTCGACGTGGTTGGCGTGGTGCTCATGCTGGCCGGCCTCGTCGGTTTGCTCCTGACCACGTGGTTCTGGCAGAGCCGCCGGCGGACCACCGTCGTGCGGGACACCCGCGCCACTCCCCCCGCCCCGCCCTACAGCCCCGCGGCTCCGCCGCCCCCGCCCGCCCAGGGCCGGGTCGAGGAGTACCACGAGGTGCGGCGCGACGATCGCGCGTACTGA
- a CDS encoding hemolysin III family protein, with amino-acid sequence MTTSTRSRMRPVDLGKPRMRGWLHAYASFVAVVAGVVLCAIAATRPGWSPLVSCVVYSITVCALFGTSALYHRRVWSERGYQVMRRLDHSMIFIFIAGTYTPFCVLLLPTRTATIILGIVWAGAVGGVMLKLLRPHGSRWLSAPLYLALGWVALAVLPDIARNGGLACLLLLLAGGVAYTVGAIFYAMRRPNPWPTVFGHHEFFHACTLIAAICHHVAIYLALFAT; translated from the coding sequence GTGACGACGTCCACCCGATCCCGGATGCGGCCCGTCGACCTCGGCAAGCCGCGCATGCGTGGCTGGTTGCACGCTTACGCGTCCTTTGTCGCGGTCGTGGCCGGGGTCGTGCTCTGCGCTATCGCGGCGACCCGCCCGGGCTGGTCCCCGTTGGTCAGCTGCGTCGTCTACAGCATCACCGTGTGTGCGCTGTTCGGCACCAGCGCGTTATATCACCGCCGCGTCTGGTCGGAGCGCGGCTACCAGGTCATGCGCCGGCTCGACCACTCGATGATCTTCATCTTCATCGCGGGCACCTACACGCCGTTCTGCGTGCTGCTGCTGCCGACCCGCACAGCGACGATCATCCTGGGCATCGTCTGGGCCGGTGCCGTGGGCGGGGTGATGCTCAAGCTTTTAAGACCGCACGGTTCGCGGTGGCTGTCGGCGCCCCTCTACCTCGCGCTCGGCTGGGTCGCCCTGGCCGTCCTGCCCGACATCGCCCGCAACGGCGGGCTGGCCTGCCTGTTGCTGCTGCTCGCGGGCGGCGTGGCCTACACGGTCGGCGCGATCTTCTATGCGATGCGGCGCCCCAATCCCTGGCCGACCGTCTTCGGCCACCACGAGTTCTTCCACGCCTGCACGCTGATCGCGGCCATCTGCCACCACGTCGCGATCTACCTGGCCCTGTTCGCCACATAG